A genome region from Kaistia algarum includes the following:
- a CDS encoding alpha/beta fold hydrolase produces the protein MSMHILTRSWRAGLAALAIGIVASVAAATAPAFGEEVWKTLPDPKPLPKPDQTGTLDVDGAKIWYATFGEGKGSPVLLLHGGLGNSDYWGNQVPALTDKHEVIVIDTRGHGRSTKGDKPFSYDLFASDALAVLDHLKIDKVALVGWSDGGITGLDIAINHPERLSKLWAFGANYNVSGVKPNVDKDPVFGAYIEKAGKDYEKISPTPKDYDAFVNALVALWYSQPDYKPDQLAKITTPTVIADGQYDEGIKPEHTEELAKLVPGAKLLILPNLSHFAHWQDPATYNKELVAFIDGP, from the coding sequence ATGAGCATGCATATCCTGACCCGAAGCTGGCGCGCGGGCCTCGCCGCGCTGGCCATCGGCATCGTCGCGAGCGTCGCGGCGGCTACCGCGCCGGCCTTCGGCGAAGAAGTGTGGAAGACCCTGCCCGATCCCAAGCCGCTGCCGAAGCCGGACCAAACCGGGACGCTCGACGTTGACGGCGCCAAGATCTGGTACGCGACTTTCGGCGAAGGCAAGGGTTCGCCCGTGCTGCTCCTGCATGGCGGCCTCGGCAATTCCGATTATTGGGGCAACCAGGTGCCGGCGCTCACCGACAAGCACGAGGTGATCGTCATCGACACGCGCGGCCATGGCCGCTCAACCAAGGGCGACAAGCCGTTCAGCTACGACCTGTTCGCGTCCGACGCGCTCGCCGTGCTCGATCATCTGAAGATCGACAAGGTGGCGCTGGTCGGCTGGAGCGACGGCGGCATCACCGGCCTCGACATCGCCATCAACCACCCCGAGCGGCTCTCGAAGCTCTGGGCCTTCGGCGCCAACTACAACGTCTCCGGCGTCAAGCCGAACGTCGACAAGGACCCGGTCTTCGGCGCCTATATCGAGAAGGCCGGCAAGGACTACGAAAAGATCTCGCCGACGCCCAAGGACTACGATGCCTTCGTCAACGCGCTGGTGGCGCTCTGGTACAGCCAGCCCGACTACAAGCCCGACCAGCTTGCCAAGATCACGACGCCGACCGTCATCGCCGACGGCCAATATGACGAAGGCATCAAGCCGGAACACACGGAAGAGCTCGCCAAGCTGGTCCCCGGCGCCAAACTGCTGATCCTGCCGAACCTCAGCCACTTCGCGCACTGGCAGGACCCGGCGACGTATAACAAGGAGCTGGTGGCGTTTATCGACGGGCCATAG
- a CDS encoding TIGR02391 family protein, translating into MKKSRDPARQPAQLSPVQMQAALPRLEKRLSELKAVNIGQLDEETGAHILDSLCMKFNTSLRDIFGDNTIEFFENSVDTFQPTFGGYYPGMDTSLLGNLDKVRKRIGSAITTLQTLIELFTETLSGASDGVMQAGVLRAYEGLELHPEIARAASRLYKDGHYANAVEAAVKALNGLVRLRSQLEQDGTSLMERAFSLSNPVLKFNALVDQSDKDEQKGFMQLFSGAVSGLRNPRAHGFIQDEPERALEFIAFVSLLAKLLDEATT; encoded by the coding sequence ATGAAGAAGTCGCGAGACCCCGCGCGACAGCCTGCACAGTTGTCTCCTGTCCAAATGCAAGCCGCGCTCCCAAGACTCGAGAAGCGTCTTAGTGAATTGAAAGCGGTGAATATAGGGCAACTCGATGAAGAAACTGGCGCTCATATTCTTGATAGCTTATGTATGAAGTTCAACACTAGTCTTCGTGACATATTTGGCGATAATACGATAGAATTCTTTGAAAATTCTGTGGATACGTTTCAGCCCACCTTCGGCGGCTACTATCCAGGGATGGACACTTCCCTTCTTGGAAATTTGGACAAAGTCCGCAAAAGGATCGGCAGTGCAATCACAACACTGCAAACGCTCATTGAACTTTTCACTGAGACCTTGAGCGGTGCTAGTGACGGAGTTATGCAAGCGGGCGTCTTGCGGGCTTATGAAGGCCTCGAACTGCATCCGGAAATTGCTCGAGCGGCGTCGAGACTGTATAAAGATGGCCACTACGCCAACGCAGTCGAAGCAGCGGTCAAAGCGCTCAACGGTCTGGTCCGACTGAGAAGCCAGTTGGAGCAGGACGGCACCTCACTCATGGAGCGTGCGTTCAGTCTTTCCAACCCGGTGCTGAAATTCAACGCTCTCGTGGACCAATCGGACAAAGACGAGCAAAAAGGCTTCATGCAACTGTTCTCTGGGGCGGTCTCGGGGCTTCGCAATCCGCGAGCCCATGGCTTCATTCAAGACGAACCAGAGCGGGCGCTTGAATTTATTGCGTTCGTCAGCCTTCTCGCCAAATTGCTGGACGAAGCAACAACTTAA
- a CDS encoding glutathione S-transferase family protein, translating to MMPTITAFERSPDGGRGLARDTRVRWAFEEVGQPYAVRLVSFAAMKEPAHRALHPFGQIPTYEEGDLVLFESGAIVFHIAERHAGLLPDGADARARAITWMFAALSTVEPPILELVTAKISERNEAWTAQRLPLVEDRIRSRLHELAARLGKAGWLDGAFSAGDLLMVSVLLRLRRSGLLDEFPSIAAYVARGEARPAYQRAFAAQLSVAKGQPPAGR from the coding sequence ATGATGCCTACCATCACTGCCTTCGAACGATCGCCTGATGGCGGGCGGGGGTTGGCGCGGGATACGCGGGTTCGCTGGGCGTTCGAGGAAGTTGGCCAGCCCTATGCGGTTCGTCTGGTTTCCTTCGCCGCGATGAAGGAGCCGGCGCATCGCGCGCTACATCCTTTCGGGCAGATTCCAACCTATGAGGAAGGCGATCTCGTCCTGTTCGAGTCCGGGGCGATCGTGTTTCATATCGCGGAGCGCCATGCCGGGCTGCTGCCGGACGGCGCGGATGCGCGGGCGCGCGCGATCACCTGGATGTTCGCGGCGCTAAGCACGGTCGAGCCGCCGATCCTGGAACTCGTCACCGCCAAGATTTCGGAAAGAAACGAGGCCTGGACGGCACAGCGCCTGCCCTTGGTCGAGGATCGCATCCGCAGCCGCCTGCACGAACTCGCGGCCCGGCTCGGCAAGGCCGGCTGGCTCGACGGCGCGTTCAGTGCTGGCGATCTCCTGATGGTGTCGGTGCTGCTGCGGCTCCGGCGGTCCGGACTGCTGGACGAATTTCCAAGCATTGCCGCCTATGTCGCACGCGGCGAAGCCCGCCCCGCCTATCAGCGCGCCTTCGCCGCGCAATTGTCGGTCGCGAAGGGTCAGCCACCAGCCGGTAGGTAG